From one Streptococcus oralis genomic stretch:
- the secE gene encoding preprotein translocase subunit SecE: MGFIKDIFKLLKETTWPTRKESWRDFRSIMEYTAFFVVIIYIFDQLIVSGLIRFINIF, translated from the coding sequence ATGGGTTTTATTAAGGATATTTTTAAACTTCTTAAAGAAACAACTTGGCCAACTCGCAAAGAAAGCTGGAGAGATTTTCGCTCTATTATGGAATACACAGCCTTCTTTGTGGTCATCATTTACATTTTTGACCAGTTGATTGTATCAGGTTTGATTCGATTTATTAACATTTTTTAG
- the rpmG gene encoding 50S ribosomal protein L33, with protein sequence MALKNASLACAVCGSRNYSIKISGNPKPTRLEVNKFCKHCGKYTTHRETR encoded by the coding sequence ATGGCACTAAAAAATGCAAGCCTAGCTTGTGCAGTTTGTGGTTCAAGGAATTACTCAATCAAAATTAGTGGGAACCCCAAGCCAACACGACTAGAAGTAAATAAATTTTGTAAACATTGTGGAAAATATACGACACATAGAGAAACGAGATAG
- the pbp2a gene encoding penicillin-binding protein PBP2A produces MKLDKLFEKFLSLFKKETNESAESDSTSMRRSRSDRKKLGHVGSIRKFWRRYHLTKIVIILGLSSGLLVGTYLFAIAKSTNVNDLQNALKTRTLIFDREEKEAGALSGQKGTYVELADISKDLQDAVVATEDRSFYKNDGINYGRFFLAILTAGRSGGGSTITQQLAKNAYLSQDQTVERKAKEFFLALELTKKYSKEQILTMYLNNAYFGNGVWGVEDASKKYFGVSASQLTLDQAATLAGMLKGPELYNPLNSVETSTNRRDTVLQNMVAAGYIDKNQETEAAGVDMASQLQDKYEGKVSDYRYPSYFDAVVNEAVSKYNLTEEEIVNNGYRIYTELDQNYQANMQVIYENTSLFPTAEDGTHAESGSVALEPKTGGVRGVVGRVAGDDKPGFRNFNYATQSKRSPGSTIKPLVVYTPAVEAGWALNKQLDNHTMQYNSYQVDNYAGIKTSPEVPMYQALAESLNLPAVATVNELGIDKAFDAGERFGLNMEKVDRVLGVALGGGVETNPLQMAQAYAAFANGGLMPEAHFITRIENASGQVIKSHKNSQKRVIDKSVADKMTSMMLGTFTNGTGISSSPADYVMAGKTGTTEAVFNPEYTSDQWVIGYTPDVVISHWLGFPTTDENHYLAGSTSNGAAHVFRSMANTILPYTPGSTFTVENAYKQNGIEPENTKKQVVEDETNQSEDPIGDIRSRAQNLVDEAGRAISEAKIKEKAQTIWDSILNLFR; encoded by the coding sequence ATGAAATTAGATAAATTATTTGAGAAGTTTCTTTCTCTCTTTAAAAAAGAAACGAATGAATCCGCGGAGTCTGATTCGACTAGCATGCGTCGTTCACGGAGCGATAGAAAAAAACTAGGCCATGTAGGTTCGATACGGAAATTTTGGCGTCGTTATCATCTGACCAAGATTGTCATCATTTTAGGGTTAAGTTCTGGTTTGCTAGTAGGAACCTACCTATTTGCCATAGCCAAGTCTACCAATGTTAATGATTTGCAAAATGCCTTGAAAACGCGAACTCTGATTTTTGACCGCGAAGAAAAAGAGGCAGGGGCTCTATCAGGTCAAAAGGGAACCTATGTTGAGCTGGCAGATATCAGCAAAGACTTGCAAGATGCTGTTGTCGCGACAGAGGACCGTTCTTTTTATAAAAATGATGGGATTAACTACGGTCGTTTCTTTCTAGCCATCCTTACAGCGGGTCGTTCTGGAGGGGGGTCCACCATCACTCAACAGTTGGCGAAAAATGCTTATCTGTCTCAGGACCAAACCGTTGAACGGAAAGCCAAGGAGTTTTTCCTTGCCTTAGAGTTGACAAAGAAATACAGCAAGGAGCAAATCCTTACTATGTACCTCAATAACGCCTACTTCGGAAATGGGGTATGGGGTGTTGAAGATGCAAGTAAGAAATATTTCGGTGTATCGGCTTCACAACTAACGCTTGATCAGGCGGCGACTCTAGCAGGGATGCTCAAGGGACCAGAATTGTATAATCCATTAAATTCTGTTGAGACTTCGACCAACCGTAGGGATACTGTTTTGCAAAATATGGTTGCAGCAGGTTATATTGATAAAAACCAAGAGACCGAAGCGGCTGGAGTAGATATGGCTTCTCAACTGCAAGATAAATATGAAGGCAAAGTTTCGGATTATCGTTACCCGTCCTATTTTGATGCTGTTGTCAACGAAGCGGTTTCCAAGTACAATCTCACAGAAGAAGAGATTGTCAACAACGGCTATCGCATCTACACAGAGCTTGACCAAAACTACCAAGCAAACATGCAGGTTATTTACGAAAACACTTCGCTATTTCCAACAGCAGAAGACGGAACGCATGCCGAATCAGGTAGTGTCGCTCTGGAACCCAAGACTGGTGGAGTGCGTGGAGTTGTTGGTCGTGTAGCTGGTGATGACAAACCAGGCTTCCGCAATTTTAACTATGCCACTCAGTCTAAGCGTAGCCCAGGCTCAACCATTAAACCTTTAGTCGTTTATACACCCGCAGTAGAAGCAGGATGGGCCTTGAACAAGCAACTGGATAATCATACGATGCAGTACAACAGTTATCAAGTAGACAACTATGCGGGTATTAAGACATCTCCAGAAGTACCTATGTATCAGGCCTTGGCGGAATCACTCAACCTGCCAGCTGTTGCGACTGTAAATGAATTAGGTATTGACAAAGCTTTTGACGCTGGGGAGAGATTTGGTCTGAATATGGAAAAAGTTGACCGAGTTCTTGGAGTTGCTCTTGGTGGAGGTGTGGAGACGAATCCTCTCCAGATGGCGCAAGCCTATGCAGCCTTTGCTAATGGAGGTCTGATGCCTGAAGCGCATTTCATCACTCGTATTGAAAATGCCAGCGGTCAGGTCATCAAGAGTCATAAAAATTCCCAAAAACGAGTGATTGATAAGTCGGTAGCCGATAAAATGACCAGCATGATGCTAGGAACATTTACCAATGGTACAGGAATTAGTTCGTCACCAGCGGATTACGTTATGGCTGGTAAAACAGGTACGACTGAAGCTGTTTTCAACCCAGAATATACCAGTGATCAGTGGGTGATCGGCTATACTCCGGATGTGGTCATCAGCCACTGGCTCGGTTTCCCAACAACAGATGAGAACCATTATCTAGCAGGTTCGACCTCCAATGGAGCAGCCCATGTCTTTAGAAGTATGGCTAATACCATTTTACCTTACACTCCAGGTAGCACTTTTACAGTTGAAAATGCTTATAAACAAAATGGGATTGAACCAGAAAATACGAAAAAGCAAGTTGTTGAAGATGAGACAAACCAGTCTGAGGACCCGATAGGAGATATTCGTAGTCGTGCACAAAATCTTGTAGATGAAGCAGGCCGTGCGATTTCAGAAGCTAAGATAAAAGAAAAAGCCCAGACAATATGGGACTCAATCCTTAATCTATTTCGTTAA
- the nusG gene encoding transcription termination/antitermination protein NusG has product MDSFDKGWFVLQTYSGYENKVKENLLQRAQTYNMLDNILRVEIPTQTVQVEKNGKKKEIEENRFPGYVLVEMVMTDEAWFVVRNTPNVTGFVGSHGNRSKPTPLLEQEIRDILVSMGQTVQEFDIDVEVGQTVRIIDGAFADYTGKITEIDNNKVKMIISMFGNDTIAEVNLNQIAEL; this is encoded by the coding sequence ATGGATAGTTTTGACAAGGGATGGTTTGTTCTACAAACTTATTCTGGCTATGAAAATAAGGTAAAAGAAAATCTATTGCAACGTGCGCAAACATATAACATGTTGGATAATATTCTACGTGTTGAGATTCCAACACAAACCGTGCAAGTTGAGAAAAATGGAAAGAAAAAGGAAATTGAAGAGAATCGCTTTCCAGGTTATGTCCTTGTAGAAATGGTCATGACCGATGAAGCATGGTTCGTCGTTCGAAACACACCTAACGTAACAGGATTCGTTGGCTCACACGGTAACAGATCAAAACCAACTCCACTTTTGGAGCAAGAAATCCGTGATATTCTGGTTTCAATGGGACAAACTGTTCAAGAGTTCGATATTGATGTTGAAGTTGGCCAGACAGTCCGTATCATTGATGGCGCTTTTGCAGACTACACAGGAAAAATTACTGAAATTGATAACAACAAAGTGAAGATGATTATCTCTATGTTTGGTAATGATACGATTGCAGAAGTGAATCTCAACCAAATTGCAGAATTATAA